In Bombus vancouverensis nearcticus unplaced genomic scaffold, iyBomVanc1_principal scaffold0037, whole genome shotgun sequence, the following are encoded in one genomic region:
- the LOC143304477 gene encoding survival motor neuron protein-like isoform X2 yields the protein MADDMNVLFIRGNGNDTDTANDNVWDDGALIEAYDKAINLAKEEVIKRMGMDVGNSQPKENLQNLKQPKHASKLHKKWIIGAPYRAIYSEDGEIYEAIISKIYENNGTCVVKFVGYGNTEKVELSSLLESEGLQSQIAQRKKALEEKFNEENDETCETNFSTNVNSKKYNVEKMDCDSEEANAYKHHFIPGPSFNSMTDIMPPAPPLPPQLMAKLPDNDTDALSSMLMSWYISGYMVYYTGYYHGLKQARNNQENRKNC from the exons atggcagatgatatgaatgttctttttatacgaggaaatggaaac gatacagacacagccaatgataatgtttgggatgatggtgcattaatagaagcatatgataaagcaataaatttagcaaaagaagaagttatcaagcgaatgggaatggatgttggaaattctcaaccgaaagaaaacctacaaaatcttaagcagcctaaacacgcaagtaaattacacaag aaatggatcataggagcaccttatcgtgcaatatactcagaggatggagaaatttatgaagctataatatcaaaaatttacgaaaacaatggcacgtgtgttgtaaaatttgtag gctatggtaatacagagaaagtcgagttgagttctcttttagaatcagaaggtttgcaaagtcaaatagcacaacgaaagaaagctttggaagagaaattcaatgaagagaacgatgagacttgtgagactaatttttctacaaatgtaaattcgaaaaaatataatgtagaaaaaatggattgtgactctgaagaagcaaatgcgtataaacatcacttcataccgggaccatctttcaattcgatgactgatataatgccacctgcacctcctttaccaccacaattaatggccaa attaccagataatgatacagacgcactttcaagtatgttgatgtcatggtatattagtggttatatggtatattacacag gttattatcatggtttgaaacaag
- the LOC143304477 gene encoding survival motor neuron protein-like isoform X1 — protein sequence MADDMNVLFIRGNGNVCMDTDTANDNVWDDGALIEAYDKAINLAKEEVIKRMGMDVGNSQPKENLQNLKQPKHASKLHKKWIIGAPYRAIYSEDGEIYEAIISKIYENNGTCVVKFVGYGNTEKVELSSLLESEGLQSQIAQRKKALEEKFNEENDETCETNFSTNVNSKKYNVEKMDCDSEEANAYKHHFIPGPSFNSMTDIMPPAPPLPPQLMAKLPDNDTDALSSMLMSWYISGYMVYYTGYYHGLKQARNNQENRKNC from the exons atggcagatgatatgaatgttctttttatacgaggaaatggaaacgtatgtatg gatacagacacagccaatgataatgtttgggatgatggtgcattaatagaagcatatgataaagcaataaatttagcaaaagaagaagttatcaagcgaatgggaatggatgttggaaattctcaaccgaaagaaaacctacaaaatcttaagcagcctaaacacgcaagtaaattacacaag aaatggatcataggagcaccttatcgtgcaatatactcagaggatggagaaatttatgaagctataatatcaaaaatttacgaaaacaatggcacgtgtgttgtaaaatttgtag gctatggtaatacagagaaagtcgagttgagttctcttttagaatcagaaggtttgcaaagtcaaatagcacaacgaaagaaagctttggaagagaaattcaatgaagagaacgatgagacttgtgagactaatttttctacaaatgtaaattcgaaaaaatataatgtagaaaaaatggattgtgactctgaagaagcaaatgcgtataaacatcacttcataccgggaccatctttcaattcgatgactgatataatgccacctgcacctcctttaccaccacaattaatggccaa attaccagataatgatacagacgcactttcaagtatgttgatgtcatggtatattagtggttatatggtatattacacag gttattatcatggtttgaaacaag